One Carassius gibelio isolate Cgi1373 ecotype wild population from Czech Republic chromosome A20, carGib1.2-hapl.c, whole genome shotgun sequence DNA segment encodes these proteins:
- the LOC127938651 gene encoding phospholipase B1, membrane-associated-like isoform X2, giving the protein MTVSLEMLMNEVPRMIVNVVQILPMETLREVQKPTPGCLLQRSFCSCLVKPAAGSADLKELVGVNLEFQKALEQLLYTDRFFKNDFAVVLQPFLKHADPPRLPNGKIDMSFFTPDCFHFTMKGHEELAKGLWNNMFQLEGEKFMVESFSNPIELICPPVSHPYIYTRPSVVKSGPSLPEMPQSAGIRLIVLYLILAFLPLWLAVNLASL; this is encoded by the exons ATGACTGTGTCCTTGGAAATGCTGATGAatgag GTGCCTCGAATGATAGTGAACGTGGTCCAGATACTGCCGATGGAGACCCTGAGGGAAGTACAGAAACCCACGCCAGGATGTCTGCTCCAAAG GTCATTCTGCTCCTGTCTGGTCAAGCCAGCTGCGGGATCGGCTGATCTGAAGGAGCTTGTTGGAGTCAACCTAGAATTCCAG AAAGCACTGGAGCAGCTCTTGTACACTGACCGCTTCTTTAAGAATGACTTTGCTGTAGTTTTGCAGCCGTTCCTGAAACATGCAGATCCTCCAAGACTCCCT AATGGGAAGATTGACATGAGCTTTTTTACTCCGGACTGTTTCCACTTCACCATGAAAGGACATGAGGAGCTAGCCAAGGGACTGTGGAACAACATG TTTCAACTTGAGGGGGAGAAGTTCATGGTGGAGAGCTTTTCAAACCCTATTGAGCTCATTTGCCCCCCTGtg AGTCATCCGTACATTTACACCAGACCCAGTGTTGTAAAATCAGGCCCATCACTTCCTGAGATGCCCCAGTCAGCTGGCATCAGACTAATTGTTCTCTACCTCATCTTGGCTTTCCTTCCACTGTGGTTGGCTGTTAATCTGGCCTCCTTGTAG